GGCTGCCCCCTTCCGGGGTGACCGTCACGTCGCCTTCGAGGAAAAAGCACGTTTCGGTGTCGCCGTAGGTCCAGGGAAAGGACGACTCCTCCCGGCTCCAGATGGCCCAGTCCGGGACGCCCAGCTCCTCTAGCCGCTCGGATGATGCGTTCCGCTCAATCGTGATGTCTTCCATTTTTCCTCCGTGATGGTGGAATGCGCATAATTATACCAGAGCGGCCCCGGCGGGGTCTGTGATTCAGAGCTTTTCGTAGGGACTTTCCCGGTCCGTTCTCCGGGCAAGCTCGCTGTGGTAGCGGGAGCCCACCAGCTCGGCGTGTTCCCGGACCCACTCGCTGAGCAGTGTTCCGCCCAGCGGGGGCGAGCCGGTGTGCAGGAGGCCGGCCATGAGCCCCTCCACCTCGTCGTGGGTAATGGTGACGTCCCCGAGGATTCTGCCCACCAGAGAGCCCACCGCGTAACCCAGGGCGGGCGGCACCGGGACGATGGGCCTCTTCTTCCCGATGGCCTCGCCCACGGCCTGAACGAGTTCCCTGTATGTGTAGCACTCCGGGCCGATGGCATCCAGCGTGCGATTTTCGGTCCTTTGGGCTTCGTGCACTGCCAGGGCCGCCAGGTCGTCGACGTAAATGGGCTCGAGCTTGTACTGGCCTGTGCCGAAGACCCCAAAGACGGGAAAGTGCCGGAGAAACCAGGCGATGTTGTTTATGAGGATGTCCTCCTTGCCGAAAAGGACGGCAGGCCGGAGGATGCTGTGGGGGATGCCGCTTTCCCCGAGGAGGCGCTCCAGGAGAGCCTTCCCTCTGAAGTATTCGAAGGGGGAGTCCTCCGAGGGGTTGGTGATGCTTATGTGCACCACCCGCCTCACCCCCGCCCGCCGCGCCGCCTCGAAGAGCACGCGGGAGTTCTCCACCGCCCGGGCATAGGAGAAACCGGGATGGTTGAACCTCACCCAGTAGTTGTTGTAGAGGACGGCCGCTCCCCGGAGGGATTCGGCGAGCTTCTCCGGGTCGTCAAAATTATAGGGGAAGGCCTTCACTTTGCCCCCGAAGGGGTTGCTTCTGTGGGGGGAGTTGGTCAGGGTGCGCACTTCATGGCCGGCCTCCAGGAGTCTCCGGGCCACGTATTTCCCCGAGAAGCCGAAAGCCCCCGTCACCATGTGGAACTGCACGCTCGACACAGGCGCCACCTCCTTCTTTATTATAGGGGTAATGAAAGCCTCCGGCACGCATCACGGAACGCCCTCATGCCGGGCCGTCCCCGGGCAGCGGCTCCGCCCCGCCCCGCTGGACGTCGAGGCGTTCCGCTCGGCCATTTACGAACACTACCGGGTTCATGGCCGCGATTTCCCCTGGAGGCGGACCCGCGTGCCCTACAGGATTTTCCTTTCCGAGGTCATGCTTCAGCAGACGGGCACGGAGCGCGTTCTGGCAAAGTACGGTCCTTTCCTCCGCGCCTTCGGGAGCTTCCGGGCCCTGGCCCGTGCCCAGGTGCGGGAGGTCCTGGTCCTCTGGCAGGGGCTGGGCTATAACCGGCGGGCCCTGTGGCTTCGGGAGGCCGCCCGGAGGGTGGCGCGCGAGCACGGCGGCAGGCTTCCCCGGGGCGTGGAGGCCCTCATGGCGCTGCCCGGCGTGGGGAGGGCTACGGCCTCTGCCGTTTCGGCCTTTGCCTTCGGCGAGCCTGCGGTCTTTGTGGAGACCAACATCCGGCGCGTCTTCCTCCATTTCTTTTTTCCCAATGCCGCCTGTGTCAGGGACGGCGACATCCTCCCCCTGGTGGCAGAGACCCTGGACAGGGCCGACCCCCGCTCCTGGTATTACGCTCTCATGGACTACGGCGTCATGCTCGGACAGAAGGCACCCCGCACCAACCAGAGGAGCGCCCATTACGCGAAGCAGAGCCCTTTCAAGGGCTCCGAGAGGGAGCTCCGGGGGCGTGTGCTTCGGCTGCTTCTGACGGAAGGCCCCGGGACCCGTGCCCGGCTTGCCCGCGCCCTCGGGCTCTCCTCAGAGCGGCTTTCCCCCGTCCTTGCGGCCCTCGCCGAGGAAGGTTTCCTCCGCTACGGCCGGGGCGTCTACCGGGTGGCCTGAGGAGGGTTCGGCCTCCGGCCAGAGGAGTGTTCTTACCTGTCGCTTTCCATCAGCTCCGAGAGGGCCTGGGCCGCTTTCGTCCTCACAAGGGGGTCTTCATCGTCGAGGGCTTCCTTCAGAGACTCCATGGCCGTGGGGTCTCCGGCCTGGCCCAGGGCTGCGGCGGCCGAGGCGCGCACCGAGGGGTCT
The genomic region above belongs to Nitrospirota bacterium and contains:
- a CDS encoding cupin domain-containing protein — protein: MEDITIERNASSERLEELGVPDWAIWSREESSFPWTYGDTETCFFLEGDVTVTPEGGSPVRLAKGDLVTFPQGMSCTWEIHRTVRKHYKFGG
- a CDS encoding NAD(P)H-binding protein — translated: MPEAFITPIIKKEVAPVSSVQFHMVTGAFGFSGKYVARRLLEAGHEVRTLTNSPHRSNPFGGKVKAFPYNFDDPEKLAESLRGAAVLYNNYWVRFNHPGFSYARAVENSRVLFEAARRAGVRRVVHISITNPSEDSPFEYFRGKALLERLLGESGIPHSILRPAVLFGKEDILINNIAWFLRHFPVFGVFGTGQYKLEPIYVDDLAALAVHEAQRTENRTLDAIGPECYTYRELVQAVGEAIGKKRPIVPVPPALGYAVGSLVGRILGDVTITHDEVEGLMAGLLHTGSPPLGGTLLSEWVREHAELVGSRYHSELARRTDRESPYEKL
- a CDS encoding A/G-specific adenine glycosylase; its protein translation is MKASGTHHGTPSCRAVPGQRLRPAPLDVEAFRSAIYEHYRVHGRDFPWRRTRVPYRIFLSEVMLQQTGTERVLAKYGPFLRAFGSFRALARAQVREVLVLWQGLGYNRRALWLREAARRVAREHGGRLPRGVEALMALPGVGRATASAVSAFAFGEPAVFVETNIRRVFLHFFFPNAACVRDGDILPLVAETLDRADPRSWYYALMDYGVMLGQKAPRTNQRSAHYAKQSPFKGSERELRGRVLRLLLTEGPGTRARLARALGLSSERLSPVLAALAEEGFLRYGRGVYRVA